A DNA window from Molothrus ater isolate BHLD 08-10-18 breed brown headed cowbird chromosome 2, BPBGC_Mater_1.1, whole genome shotgun sequence contains the following coding sequences:
- the MLNR gene encoding motilin receptor, with protein MRRGGGGGNGSEGEPEWPWPWPPCDERLCLALPMRVLVPITAVCLGLFVVGVAGNVLTVLVIRSYRDMKTTTNLYLSSMAVSDLLILMGLPFDLYRLWRSRPWIFGQLLCRLSHYLSEGCTYCTILHITALTVERYLAICFPLKAKVVVTKRRVKATIGVLWAFALLSASPFFFLVGVEQPENHTDFSRECKPTPQALQSGLLATMFWVTTCYFVLPVTCLSVLYGCIGRELWRSNTRLRGPSSLLREKGHRQTVRILAVVVLAFVICWLPFHIGRIIFINTRDMRTMLFSQYFNIFALQLFYLSASINPVLYNLVSKKYRAAACKLLLPHRAAERALTGTKDAGGYTETSTRHEYTTSF; from the exons AtgcggcgcggcggcggcggcgggaacGGCAGCGAGGGCGAGCCTGAgtggccgtggccgtggccgCCCTGCGACGAGCGGCTGTGCTTGGCGCTGCCCATGCGGGTGCTCGTTCCCATCACGGCCGTCTGCCTGGGGCTCTTCGTGGTCGGCGTGGCGGGCAATGTCCTCACGGTGCTGGTCATCCGCAGCTACCGCGACATGAAGACCACCACCAACCTCTACCTGAGCAGCATGGCCGTCTCGGACCTGCTCATCCTCATGGGGCTGCCCTTCGACCTCTACCGCCTCTGGCGCTCCCGACCCTGGATCTTCGGGCAGCTGCTGTGCCGCCTCTCGCACTACCTGAGCGAGGGCTGCACCTACTGCACCATCCTCCACATCACCGCCCTCACCGTGGAGCGCTACCTCGCCATCTGCTTCCCCCTCAAGGCCAAGGTGGTCGTCACCAAGCGCCGGGTGAAAGCCACCATCGGCGTCCTTTGGGCCTTCGCCTTGCTCTCCGCCAGCCCCTTCTTCTTCCTGGTCGGCGTGGAGCAGCCCGAGAACCACACTGACTTCAGCCGCGAGTGCAAGCCCACCCCGCAGGCGTTGCAGTCCGGCCTGCTGGCCACCATGTTCTGGGTCACCACCTGCTACTTCGTGCTGCCCGTCACCTGCCTCAGCGTCCTCTACGGCTGCATTGGCCGCGAGCTGTGGCGGAGCAACACCCGCCTGCGGGGCCCCAGCTCGCTCCTCCGGGAGAAGGGGCACCGCCAGACTGTCAGGATCTTGG CTGTGGTGGTTCTGGCCTTTGTAATTTGCTGGTTGCCTTTCCACATTGGCAGGATCATATTTATAAACACCCGGGACATGAGGACAATGCTGTTCTCCCAGTACTTTAATATATTCGCCCTGCAGCTTTTCTACCTGAGCGCATCCATCAACCCTGTCCTCTACAACCTCGTTTCCAAGAAGTacagggcagcagcctgcaagctgctgctgccacaccgAGCTGCAGAAAGGGCTCTCACAGGAACAAAAGATGCTGGGGGCTACACAGAGACCAGCACAAGGCACGAGTACACCACCAGCTTCTGA